The Alicyclobacillus macrosporangiidus CPP55 genome segment GTTCCTGCATCCTCCTCTGATTCACCCGCGGCGGTTGTGCGCCATGATCCATTCCATGCTGTCCATACCATTATGTATATTGTCTCCGTCCGAACGGCAAGTGAGTCCGGCCTTCCCATCCGTACGGCGGGGGCGCAAAACGCATGAGAATGTAAAACGAGCGGGCCGAAGCCCGCCGTTACTTGCGAAGACCGAGCGACTGGATCAACTGCCGGTAGCGGTTGATGTCCTTCTTTCGCAGGTAGTTCAACAGGTGCGCGCGGCGGCCGATCATCTTGTACAGGCCGCGCTTCGAGTGATGGTCCTTCTTGTGGACACGGAAGTGCTCGGTAAGTTGGTTGATTCGTTCGGTCAGAATGGCGATCTGGACTTCCGGCGAGCCGGTGTCCGATTCGTGCAAGCGGTACTTCTCGACGATCTGCTTCTTGTCCTCTTGGGTCAGCACAGTGAAGATCCTCCTTTGTTGACGAAGCGAATCCCTGCCACGGAGATGCCGTTGGAGGAAACGCACATCCACGAAGCAGTTCCTGTCCCCCTGCGCGAATCCGCTGCCGCTTCGTTGTATGGGACCCACCCATTATACCACACCTCAGGCCGCCCGCAATGCGGCACGGCCGCGTCATTCGGAGGCGCCGAGCACCTGCCGTGCAAACGCCACGTCCCGCTCAATCTGGGCCTTCAGTGCATCCAAATCGGGGAATTTCTGCTCGTCCCGAACCTTGCGCAGGAAGGATACGCGCAGCTCGCGTCCGTAGAGGTCTCCCGCGAAGTCGAGCAGATGGACCTCCATTCGGTACCTTCGCCCGTCGACCGTGGGCCGGTAGCCGGCGTTGAGGACCCCGAACCAGTGCACGACACCCGACGGCTCCCCTAACACTTCGACGGCCACGGCATAGACGCCGGGCGCCGGCAACACGTAAGCATCCAATCCGTCCAGATTGGCCGTCGGGAATCCGATGGTCCGGCCGATGGCGTCGCCGTGGACCACCGTCCCGGTGACGCTGTACGGACGGCCGAGCAACGCTTCCGCCGCTTCGACGCGCCCGCGCGCCAACAACTCCCGGATACGAGAGCTGCTGACCTTCACCCCGCCGGCCTCCACCGGCTGCACGATGCTGACCGGAATGCCCATCTCGGCGCACATCCGGGCCAGGTCCGACGCATCCGCGCGCCCTCCCTGACCGAAGTGAAAATCAAAACCGACCACCACCCGCTGCAGCCGGAGCGACGCCAAATGCTCCTGGACGAACACCTCCGCCGGCGTCCGGGCGTACGCCTTCGAAAACTGCACATCGTACAGCCGCTGCACACCAAATCCCGCCAGGATCCGAATCTTTTCCGGCAGCGGCGTCAAGCTCCGGTCGTATCCCGGTTTTTGCGCGAACACCCACGCGGGATGCGGCCAGATGCTCATCACGGAGAGCAGAGCCCCGTTGCGGTGCCGCTGAGCCTCGTGCAAGATCGCCTGGTGCCCGATGTGGACCCCGTCGAACTTGCCGATCGCCAGAACCTGCGTCCGATCGCTCTTGGGCGGCCGTCCCGAGACGACGATGCACTCCATAAGCTACCGTTCCTTCTTCCAGAATACTTTCTTCGGACGCAACCGCCGCGCTCCCGGCGGCCCTTCCACCTGCACCACCGCCACCAGCTCGCCGCTGGGGGTGACGCACGCCGCGAGCGATCCGCCGGGCACGCGGGCGCCCGACGAGACGCGCTGCCCCTGGGCGAGCCTCGCGGCTTCCTCTTCCGTCACGGTGATTCGCGGCCACCCGCGCAGCGCTTCCACTGGCGGCAAGAGATACGCCGCCGGGTTGGGCGATCGCCGCCACCATTCGAAGTCCACCGCCTCGCCGATCTGGAAATGGCCGGACGCGGTCCTGCGCAACGACCGCATGTGGGCAGGAACGCCGGCCAACCGGCCCCAATCCCGGCAAAGCGCGCGCACATACGTGCCCTTGGAACAGCGCACGCGGAAGCCCGCCTCCGCCATGACGCCAGAGCGAAACCACAGTACGGCCAATTCGTCGATGCGCACCCGGCGTACCGGGGGTTCCACCGGCTCACCGCTCCGCGCGTACTCGTAGAGGCGCTTGCCGCCCACGCGCACCGCCGCGTACAACGGCACCGTCTGTTCGACATCCCCCACGAGGGCGTTCGCCGCCTGCCGCACCGCCGCCTCGTCGAGCCGACTCGCGTCGGCCTCGGCCACCACCCGGCCCGCCGCGTCGTCTGTGTCGGTCGCCCGCCCAAAGGCGATCACGCCTTCGTACTGCTTCTCCTCGGCCGCCGCAAACTCCAACATCCGAGTCGCCTCTCCCACGCAAATCACGAGGACGCCGGTGACGTCCGGATCGAGCGTCCCCGCATGGCCCACACGACGCGTGCCCAACACCTTGCGCACGCCGTCCACCACGTCGTGGGACGTCAAACCTGCCGGCTTGTCCAACACGAGTACTCCAGACGGCAAGTCCCTCACGCCTCCGCCAGCGCCTGTTCGATGCGGGCGCACACCTGATCGATGGCCTCCGGGAGATCACAAGTCAGCACGCAGGCCGCCGCCCTCACGTGGCCGCCGCCCCCCCAGTGTTGGGCGATCCGGGAGACGTCCACCGTCCGCTTGGAGCGCAGGGACACCTTCACCCGACCGCCCCCGATCTCGCGGAACAGCGCCGCCACCTCGACCGTGTCGATGCTGCGCGGAAAGTTCACCAACACCTGCGTGTCGTCATCCGTGCACCCGGCCCCTTCCAACATCCCTTCCGTCACGTACAGGATGGCGTAGCGCCCGTCCTCCGACACGGTCAGGTTGTTGAGGGCCATCTGGATGAGCCGCATCTGCGGCCAGGTCCTGGATTCCAGTGCCGGCTCGGCCACGTCGTACGGGCGCACGCCCGCCGCCACCAGTTCGGCCGCGATCTGGTGCACCTCGCGCGTCGTATTGGGCAGGGAAAAGCCGCCGGTGTCGGTCAAGATGCCGGTGTACAGGCACGTCGCCAGATGAGCCGTCAATGGGATGTGCAGCTGGCGCGCGACGTGATAGATGAGCTCGCACGTCGCCGCCGCCTGCTCGTCGACCAACCAGGCTGAGCCATAGCGGGGATTCGTCTGGTGATGGTCGATGTTCACGATGCGCGCGTCGTCCGCGATAAAGCCCCACAGGCTCTCAAACCGGCCGCGGTCCGCACAATCGACAGCGACCACGTTTTGAAACTGCCGGTCGATCCCGCTGGAAATCGGATAGGCCAAAGAGAACAGCGGCAAAAACGAGAATCGTTTCGGCAGTGGCTCCTCCACCACGAACCGCCACGACTTCCCCAGGGCGCTGAGCACGTGCGCCATGGCGAGGGCGCTCCCGACGGCATCGCCATCCGGCCGCTCGTGCGTGACAATCAACCAGTCGTCCGCCTGGCGGACGGCCTCGGCCACCCGGATCAGTTCCTCTCCGCGGCGAGGCGCTGGATCCCAAGACTGAGACCCGCGGGCCGTGTCGCTGCCGTTCATGAGCGATCCTCCTCAGGCGTGTCCACCGACGCCGGTTTAGACGTGTTGTGCAACTGACGGATCACCGTCTCGATGTGCGCGCTGTACTCCCCCGACTCATCCAGTCGGAAGACCAGCTCCGGCGCCACACGCATGCGCAGGCGCCGCGCGACCTCCCCGCGGAGGAACCCGGCGGCGCGTGAGAGCGCATCGATGGTGCCTTGCTTGGCGTCCGCATCGCCGAACACGCTGACAAATACCTTGGCGTGCTGCAGATCCCCCGCCACCTCGACACGGGTGATGGTGGCAAAACCGATGCGCGGATCCTTGAGCTCAGTGCGCATCAGTTCCGCAATCTCCTTTTTCATCTGCTCCGCCACGCGCTGCGCGCGGATCCGGGACATACCCTTCCCCCCTCGCCACGGCCGATGGGCCGGGGCGATTCATGTGTCAACCGCCCTTATTCTGGCTTGACAGCCTCCATTTTAAAGGCTTCCACGACGTCACCGACCTTGATGTCGTTGAATCGCTCCAGCGTCAGGCCGCATTCGAATCCGCTGGCGACCTCCCGGACATCATCCTTAAACCGTTTGAGCGAGTCGAGCTTGCCTTCGTACACCACGACCCCGTTTCGGACGAGGCGGCACTCCGCATCCCGCGCCAATTTGCCGTCCGTGACGTAACAACCGGCGACGGTGCCCACCTTGGAGATGTGGAACACCTGGCGAACCTCCGCGTGGCCCAGCACGACTTCCTTGAATTCGGGCTCGAGCAGGCCCTTCATGGCCGACTCGAGCTCTGCGGTGACGTCGTAGATCACGCGGTACAGCCGGATGTCCACCTTGTGCTCTTCCGCTAAACGAGCCGCATTGGCGTCAGGCCGCACCTGGAAACCGATGATGATGGCGTTGGACGCGTTGGCCAAGGCCACATCCGACTCGGTGATGGCGCCGACACCGCGGTGGATCACCTTCACGCGTACGCCCGCGACGTCGATCTTCTCGATGGATCCCACGATGGCTTCCACCGACCCCTGGACGTCCGCCTTGACGATCACGTTGAGCTCCTTGACGTTGCCCTCCTGGATCTGGCGGTACAGGTCGTCCAACGTGACGCGCGCCGTGGTCTGCATCTGTTCCGCCTTCTCGCGATTGGCGCGCTTCTGCACCAGCTGGCGCGCTGCCCGCTCGTCGTCGTAGACCACGAACAGGTCGCCCGCGCTCGGCACCTCGCCCAGCCCCTGGATCTCCACCGGGGTCGACGGGCCCGCTTCCTTGATGCGCTTGCCGAGGTCGTTCGTCATCGCCCGAACCCGGCCATACGTCGTACCGGCCACGACGATATCGCCCACTCGGAGCGTGCCGTTTTGCACCAGCACCGTCGCCACCGGGCCACGACCTCGATCGAGCTTTGCCTCAATCACCGTGCCGCGCGGACGCGCCTTCGGGTTGGCCTTGAGATCCTGAAGGTCCGCGACCAACAGGACCATCTCGAGGAGCTGATCGAGCCCCTCCTTCTTGAGCGCCGAGATGTTGACGAACACCGTGTCGCCGCCCCATTCCTCGGCCACCAGGCCGTATTGGGTCAACTCCTGCTTCACCCGGTCCGGGTTGGCCTCCGGCTTGTCGATCTTGTTCACCGCCACGATGATCGGCACGTTGGCCGCCTTGGCGTGGTTGATGGCCTCCACCGTCTGCGGCATCACCCCGTCGTCTGCGGCGACCACCAGGATGGTGATGTCCGTCACCTGGGCCCCGCGCGCTCGCATCGTGGTGAACGCCTCGTGACCTGGCGTGTCGAGGAACGTGATCTTTCGTCCGCCGACCTCGACCTGGTACGCGCCGATGTGCTGCGTGATGCCCCCGGCCTCCGTCGCCACGACGCGGCTCTTGCGGATGGCGTCCAGCAGGGTCGTCTTGCCGTGGTCGACGTGGCCCATGATGGTGACCACCGGCGGCCGGGGCACTAGGTCCTCCGGATTGTCGGCCTCGACCAGCATGTCGAGGGCCTCTTCGTCGACCGGCTCCTTGACGACCAGCTCCACCCCGTATTCATCGGCGATGAGTTCCATGGCGTCGGTGTCGATCTGCTGGTTGATGGTCGCCATGACGCCGAGGAACAAGAGCTTCTTGATGATCTCCGAGGCCTCGCGATGCAACAGTTTGGCGAACTCACCGACGGTCATCGGTCCCTCGACGGTCACCTGACTCGGCACATCGGCACGGCCGTTGCTACCGGCGCGACGCCGGCCGCCGGACCGCTGGACCAGCTTCTCCTCGTTGAAGCGCTCCTTGCGATCGCGGTCGAAGTCCTTGTGCCCGCGCTCGCGCTCCTTCTCCTTGGCCTTCGACGCAGGGCTCACCGGTTTCTGGGCCACCGCTGCAGGACCCCGGCCCGCTCCGCCGCCAAAGCCGCCCGGTCGGCCGCCACCGCGGGCCCCGCCAAAGCCGCCGCCGAAGCCGCCCCGCGCGCCGCGATCCCGGCCTTCTACGAAGCTGCCGGACCGGCCGCCGCGCCCCCGGTCACCGCCAGGGCCACCGAAGCCGCCGCGCGGGCCGCGATCCCCGCCGGAGCCGCCCGCGCCACCGTTCGGACCCCGTCCTGCGGGCCGCCCGCCGGAGCCTCGGTCGCGGTCGTATCCTCCGCGGGGGCCGCGGTCCGAGCCAGCGCTCCCGCCTTGCACCGCACTGCGGCCGCCTGCACTCGCGGGACGGGCAGCGCGGTCGTAGCCACCGCGATCCTGTGCAGGGCGGTCATGGCCGCCACGATCCCCTCCGTTGCGTTCGTGCGCGCGGCCACCGCGGTCGCCCCCATTGCGGTCTGACCCGCGTCCATTCCGATCCTGACCCGGCCGGTCGGCACGTTCCAACCCAGGGCGAACACCGGTCTGGGCGCGTGTATCGCCCATGCGGCCCGCGTCCATCCGCGAGGCCGCCACCCCCCCTGCCGGACGGTCCCCCCGGTCCGCGGGTACGGAAGCAGCCGACACGGGCGCGGCCCCTGCCGGCGCGGAAGGACGGCCCGCCGGCTCGGCCGCGGCCCCCGCACCCGCCGCCGCAGCTCGTCCGTTGCTGCGGTCTGCATCCGGACGCCCCGGCCGAGCCGGTGCCTGGGTTCCCGTCGCGGTGTCCTGCCCACTCTTCCGCGCGCCATCCCGCCATCCGCCATTGCGGTACTGCGCCTCCGCG includes the following:
- the rbfA gene encoding 30S ribosome-binding factor RbfA, yielding MSRIRAQRVAEQMKKEIAELMRTELKDPRIGFATITRVEVAGDLQHAKVFVSVFGDADAKQGTIDALSRAAGFLRGEVARRLRMRVAPELVFRLDESGEYSAHIETVIRQLHNTSKPASVDTPEEDRS
- the truB gene encoding tRNA pseudouridine(55) synthase TruB, which codes for MPSGVLVLDKPAGLTSHDVVDGVRKVLGTRRVGHAGTLDPDVTGVLVICVGEATRMLEFAAAEEKQYEGVIAFGRATDTDDAAGRVVAEADASRLDEAAVRQAANALVGDVEQTVPLYAAVRVGGKRLYEYARSGEPVEPPVRRVRIDELAVLWFRSGVMAEAGFRVRCSKGTYVRALCRDWGRLAGVPAHMRSLRRTASGHFQIGEAVDFEWWRRSPNPAAYLLPPVEALRGWPRITVTEEEAARLAQGQRVSSGARVPGGSLAACVTPSGELVAVVQVEGPPGARRLRPKKVFWKKER
- a CDS encoding DHH family phosphoesterase, whose amino-acid sequence is MNGSDTARGSQSWDPAPRRGEELIRVAEAVRQADDWLIVTHERPDGDAVGSALAMAHVLSALGKSWRFVVEEPLPKRFSFLPLFSLAYPISSGIDRQFQNVVAVDCADRGRFESLWGFIADDARIVNIDHHQTNPRYGSAWLVDEQAAATCELIYHVARQLHIPLTAHLATCLYTGILTDTGGFSLPNTTREVHQIAAELVAAGVRPYDVAEPALESRTWPQMRLIQMALNNLTVSEDGRYAILYVTEGMLEGAGCTDDDTQVLVNFPRSIDTVEVAALFREIGGGRVKVSLRSKRTVDVSRIAQHWGGGGHVRAAACVLTCDLPEAIDQVCARIEQALAEA
- the rpsO gene encoding 30S ribosomal protein S15, with protein sequence MLTQEDKKQIVEKYRLHESDTGSPEVQIAILTERINQLTEHFRVHKKDHHSKRGLYKMIGRRAHLLNYLRKKDINRYRQLIQSLGLRK
- the infB gene encoding translation initiation factor IF-2, which gives rise to MSSKEILTILNRLDVPVANHMSVMDDDMVKKVEQFFADVKQRAAQRHATEMERELREKQRARERAARLEQQRQEQQARAEAQYRNGGWRDGARKSGQDTATGTQAPARPGRPDADRSNGRAAAAGAGAAAEPAGRPSAPAGAAPVSAASVPADRGDRPAGGVAASRMDAGRMGDTRAQTGVRPGLERADRPGQDRNGRGSDRNGGDRGGRAHERNGGDRGGHDRPAQDRGGYDRAARPASAGGRSAVQGGSAGSDRGPRGGYDRDRGSGGRPAGRGPNGGAGGSGGDRGPRGGFGGPGGDRGRGGRSGSFVEGRDRGARGGFGGGFGGARGGGRPGGFGGGAGRGPAAVAQKPVSPASKAKEKERERGHKDFDRDRKERFNEEKLVQRSGGRRRAGSNGRADVPSQVTVEGPMTVGEFAKLLHREASEIIKKLLFLGVMATINQQIDTDAMELIADEYGVELVVKEPVDEEALDMLVEADNPEDLVPRPPVVTIMGHVDHGKTTLLDAIRKSRVVATEAGGITQHIGAYQVEVGGRKITFLDTPGHEAFTTMRARGAQVTDITILVVAADDGVMPQTVEAINHAKAANVPIIVAVNKIDKPEANPDRVKQELTQYGLVAEEWGGDTVFVNISALKKEGLDQLLEMVLLVADLQDLKANPKARPRGTVIEAKLDRGRGPVATVLVQNGTLRVGDIVVAGTTYGRVRAMTNDLGKRIKEAGPSTPVEIQGLGEVPSAGDLFVVYDDERAARQLVQKRANREKAEQMQTTARVTLDDLYRQIQEGNVKELNVIVKADVQGSVEAIVGSIEKIDVAGVRVKVIHRGVGAITESDVALANASNAIIIGFQVRPDANAARLAEEHKVDIRLYRVIYDVTAELESAMKGLLEPEFKEVVLGHAEVRQVFHISKVGTVAGCYVTDGKLARDAECRLVRNGVVVYEGKLDSLKRFKDDVREVASGFECGLTLERFNDIKVGDVVEAFKMEAVKPE
- the ribF gene encoding riboflavin biosynthesis protein RibF, which codes for MECIVVSGRPPKSDRTQVLAIGKFDGVHIGHQAILHEAQRHRNGALLSVMSIWPHPAWVFAQKPGYDRSLTPLPEKIRILAGFGVQRLYDVQFSKAYARTPAEVFVQEHLASLRLQRVVVGFDFHFGQGGRADASDLARMCAEMGIPVSIVQPVEAGGVKVSSSRIRELLARGRVEAAEALLGRPYSVTGTVVHGDAIGRTIGFPTANLDGLDAYVLPAPGVYAVAVEVLGEPSGVVHWFGVLNAGYRPTVDGRRYRMEVHLLDFAGDLYGRELRVSFLRKVRDEQKFPDLDALKAQIERDVAFARQVLGASE